A window of Fibrobacter sp. UWH6 contains these coding sequences:
- a CDS encoding nucleotidyltransferase domain-containing protein translates to MQIQKDIIKSKLQDYFAHQDSIDAVILYGSFAKGNFNEYSDIDLVVHSKESLDFDSLATMQVELSLLCGREIDISDLSKAEGVFLHQVMTTGERIKFDHTVFHKYLMKALYFYEDFLPIIRACRAEKIKRFVNGNY, encoded by the coding sequence GTGCAGATACAAAAGGACATAATCAAGTCCAAGTTGCAGGACTATTTTGCGCATCAGGATTCCATTGATGCGGTAATCCTTTATGGCTCCTTTGCGAAAGGTAATTTCAACGAGTATAGCGATATTGACCTTGTGGTCCATTCAAAGGAAAGCCTGGATTTTGATTCGCTTGCGACAATGCAGGTGGAATTGAGTCTTCTTTGCGGTCGAGAAATCGACATTTCAGATTTGTCCAAGGCCGAGGGTGTATTTTTGCATCAGGTGATGACCACCGGTGAACGCATCAAGTTTGACCATACGGTATTCCACAAGTACCTTATGAAGGCCCTCTATTTTTACGAGGATTTTTTGCCGATTATCCGTGCTTGCCGTGCAGAAAAAATAAAGAGGTTTGTCAATGGAAATTATTGA
- a CDS encoding FISUMP domain-containing protein: MAMACRKALHAVFNSGCPSNSCRAYGFSALPAGNRNNNGNFNNAGNNANFWSASENNSNNAYNMNLNYNNENANMNNNNKNNGNSVRCLQNSEEFT, translated from the coding sequence ATGGCGATGGCCTGCCGCAAGGCACTCCATGCCGTGTTTAATAGCGGCTGCCCATCAAATTCATGTAGGGCCTACGGCTTCTCCGCGCTCCCTGCAGGCAACAGAAACAACAATGGCAATTTCAACAATGCCGGCAACAACGCCAACTTCTGGTCTGCTAGCGAGAACAATAGCAACAACGCCTATAACATGAACTTGAACTACAACAACGAGAATGCCAACATGAACAACAACAATAAGAACAACGGTAACTCCGTTCGTTGTCTCCAGAACTCTGAAGAATTTACATGA
- a CDS encoding bifunctional indole-3-glycerol phosphate synthase/phosphoribosylanthranilate isomerase produces the protein MSEDILKKIVDKRRADIERLGLTFGFDIPEKRTVGRCEFLGRPGPILEVKRASPSKGDIAPDLVPADLARTYAAAGAQAISVLTETNYFKGTLADLIAVAKAVDNGDGTKKCAVLRKDFLLFEDEIDIAYRCGADAVLLIARILDDEQLLKMARRAQSFEMQAFVEVREPDDLRKLNLVLEALGESVEKTIVAGVNSRDLATFHIDPMVPAAIRNKLPAKAVFESGVHTPADAAFARSLGFKGILVGEAVAKNPPLAAKLVAAFGTAEDNRRGDFWKTFAERRDAKRAAYAAAMADAGMESAAAESAAHKIPMVKICGITREEDGFAAAEMGADMLGFVFSNTKRLTNETFVRNFTQLLRNEYAAEGRTCPLFIGVITETTTEEGKTAIKLAAEGILDAVQFHGFAAPAFDAIPAEGASAAQSPALPCYNALRIGSAEDFENFAAIRKHGEPRVLLDAKVEGIPGGSGQRIPEELLREKAGETPFWLAGGITPENIGDICAKFSPELIDVSSGVEDAPGIKNAEKMMQLFEAINSL, from the coding sequence ATGAGCGAAGATATTTTAAAGAAGATTGTTGACAAGAGACGTGCAGACATTGAACGCCTTGGTCTCACCTTTGGCTTTGACATTCCTGAAAAGCGTACCGTGGGCCGCTGCGAATTCCTCGGCCGTCCGGGACCTATTCTCGAGGTCAAGCGAGCTTCGCCCTCCAAGGGGGACATTGCCCCGGACTTGGTTCCTGCGGATTTGGCACGCACCTACGCCGCCGCCGGCGCACAGGCAATTTCTGTGCTTACGGAAACCAACTACTTCAAGGGAACTTTGGCAGACCTGATTGCGGTGGCCAAGGCCGTGGATAATGGAGATGGCACCAAGAAGTGCGCCGTGCTCCGTAAGGACTTCTTGCTGTTCGAAGATGAAATCGACATCGCCTACCGCTGCGGTGCCGACGCGGTTCTCTTGATTGCCCGCATCCTGGATGACGAACAGCTTTTGAAGATGGCTCGCCGTGCCCAAAGTTTCGAGATGCAGGCCTTCGTGGAAGTCCGTGAACCGGATGATTTGAGAAAGTTGAACTTGGTGCTGGAAGCCTTGGGCGAAAGCGTAGAAAAGACCATCGTCGCAGGCGTAAACAGCCGAGACTTGGCAACCTTCCACATCGACCCCATGGTTCCTGCGGCTATCCGCAACAAGTTGCCGGCAAAGGCCGTCTTTGAAAGCGGCGTACACACTCCTGCCGATGCCGCATTCGCCCGCAGTCTGGGCTTCAAGGGAATTCTCGTTGGCGAAGCCGTGGCAAAGAACCCGCCGCTGGCCGCCAAGCTGGTTGCCGCATTTGGCACCGCAGAAGATAACCGCCGCGGTGACTTCTGGAAAACCTTTGCAGAACGCCGTGACGCCAAACGCGCCGCCTACGCCGCAGCTATGGCAGACGCAGGTATGGAAAGCGCCGCCGCAGAAAGTGCTGCCCACAAGATTCCCATGGTCAAGATTTGCGGCATCACCCGCGAAGAAGACGGTTTTGCCGCCGCCGAAATGGGCGCCGACATGCTGGGCTTTGTTTTCAGCAATACCAAGCGTCTCACCAACGAAACCTTCGTTCGTAACTTTACCCAACTGCTCCGTAACGAATACGCCGCAGAAGGCCGCACCTGCCCCCTGTTTATCGGCGTCATTACCGAGACCACCACAGAAGAAGGCAAAACAGCCATTAAGCTTGCCGCCGAAGGCATTCTGGACGCAGTGCAGTTCCACGGATTTGCAGCACCCGCATTTGACGCAATTCCCGCAGAAGGTGCAAGCGCCGCCCAATCTCCAGCCCTCCCCTGCTACAACGCCCTTCGCATCGGTTCCGCAGAAGACTTCGAAAACTTCGCCGCCATCCGCAAGCACGGCGAACCCCGCGTTCTTCTGGACGCCAAGGTAGAAGGCATCCCCGGCGGATCCGGCCAGCGCATTCCTGAAGAACTGCTTCGCGAAAAAGCAGGCGAAACACCCTTCTGGCTCGCCGGCGGCATCACTCCCGAGAACATCGGCGACATTTGCGCAAAGTTCTCCCCGGAACTTATCGATGTTTCCAGCGGCGTAGAAGACGCACCAGGCATCAAGAACGCAGAAAAGATGATGCAGCTGTTCGAAGCAATCAACAGCTTGTAA
- a CDS encoding four helix bundle protein has protein sequence MKIEKIYSIESQNRCEIHLVRDSKFWQAWERSSFLFSKLFRPFKINARFFKNISAEMVYLGFPDTLLAKIQEECDGKYSYKVIDENHVVITGLPVLENFDDWKKSVLGAVPKTSPASKKQESHSNVNPRNMMLAYREMYDYTLDICRRTGKFYKNYKFGLGDRLRNDSMELLEMMQLAMQGFAKFDFDRAMQILVRARIQLRILQDLKQIANNQWIFVNAKIETILNLLRLESCGNDTVGENLSEFSSPLSPAMQRSRQTHGDGLPQGTPCRV, from the coding sequence ATGAAAATTGAAAAAATTTATAGCATAGAGTCGCAAAACCGGTGTGAAATCCATTTAGTTCGCGATAGTAAATTCTGGCAGGCCTGGGAACGATCTTCATTTCTGTTCAGTAAGTTGTTCCGACCGTTTAAAATCAATGCCCGATTTTTCAAGAACATCTCGGCCGAAATGGTGTATCTCGGATTCCCTGATACATTGCTTGCTAAAATCCAGGAGGAATGCGATGGCAAGTACAGTTACAAGGTTATTGATGAGAATCATGTAGTAATTACTGGGTTACCCGTATTAGAGAACTTTGACGATTGGAAAAAGTCTGTGCTTGGGGCGGTGCCAAAGACTTCGCCCGCTTCAAAAAAACAGGAATCTCATTCCAATGTAAACCCACGAAACATGATGCTTGCCTATCGCGAAATGTACGACTATACCTTGGATATATGCAGGCGTACGGGTAAGTTCTACAAGAATTACAAGTTCGGCCTTGGCGATAGGCTGCGCAACGACTCCATGGAACTTCTGGAGATGATGCAGCTTGCCATGCAGGGTTTTGCCAAGTTCGACTTTGATCGTGCCATGCAAATACTGGTGCGTGCAAGGATCCAGCTTCGCATATTACAGGACCTTAAACAAATCGCGAACAACCAGTGGATTTTCGTAAATGCAAAAATTGAAACCATATTGAATCTTTTACGGTTAGAGTCTTGCGGTAATGACACCGTGGGAGAAAACCTTTCAGAGTTCAGCAGCCCGCTCTCGCCTGCGATGCAGAGGAGTAGACAAACCCATGGCGATGGCCTGCCGCAAGGCACTCCATGCCGTGTTTAA
- a CDS encoding fibrobacter succinogenes major paralogous domain-containing protein: MRKKISLMLPLLCAPLAFWACGDGESNSGTSANGSVSEADLVVATFDDLPVCSDKREGATAYVKDEKTAYICEDGKWISDDETDGDDSSSSVKPSSSSSDKIDSSSSVKPSSSSSVKPGSSSSKKDDPMSSSSFKYEQDSTAYEQPDVVKVKDKSIAGVSQKGPFVTGSAVKLYELDGETYAQTGKSFTGKITSDNGEFGVSSVTLASQYALLEASGYYRNEVSGKKSGGTITLNALTDLSDREKVNINLLTHLEYERALYLVGTGVNVPAAKKQAEAEIFNAFGIQGDFANSEDLNIFSKGEGNAALLAFSILMQGNRSEAELTELLTKFATDIEKDGEWNDASTKAKIADWANEQDLNGKLSSIRSNINSWGLGSAPDFEKYVRNFWYANYGLEACEADSKGVVAATTNELVEAYGTKTRYICNGEGWVEASDIEKDTYQWAAGEDGEIKQGSVTKSVNYVYDGAKNAWRNASTVEAALGGCTETREADISLNTGKVNGTWYICKNRKWESTNNITVDTQGWVEGSDGDIKKGDSTDVQYKYDEALDQWVATNANDVSLGLMGCTTNRTGEIGKSGETYYVCKNSNWQVAAEIDYDTYGEKCTSAEVGKTMNGKETATNKYYCSSKGWVSLMGDWTFDVPKEARLNPEITYGTMTDKRDNKTYKTVKIGDQVWMAENLNYADSTKMPSLKGKSWCYDNKAENCDVTGRLYTWAAAIDSVALANDADNPQTCGFGKTCTLPAIVQGVCPSGWHLPTYDEWQTLFKAVGGSSAAGKALKSGSGWSGNGNGTDTYGFSALPAGDRYDDGIFYNAGYYALFWSASENDSNYAYYMNLLYRRGSANMDSRSKYAGYSVRCLQNSN; the protein is encoded by the coding sequence ATGCGTAAAAAGATTTCGCTGATGCTTCCGCTGCTTTGTGCCCCGTTGGCCTTTTGGGCCTGCGGTGACGGCGAGTCCAATTCCGGGACCTCTGCAAATGGTTCCGTTTCTGAGGCCGATTTGGTTGTTGCGACTTTCGATGACTTGCCTGTTTGCAGCGACAAGCGGGAGGGCGCTACCGCCTACGTGAAGGATGAAAAGACCGCCTACATCTGCGAAGACGGCAAATGGATTTCCGATGACGAAACGGACGGCGACGATTCCTCGTCGAGTGTCAAGCCTAGTTCCTCTTCATCTGACAAAATAGACTCTTCTTCATCTGTCAAGCCTAGTTCCTCTTCTTCTGTCAAGCCAGGCTCTTCCAGTAGCAAGAAGGACGACCCGATGTCCAGTAGCAGTTTCAAGTATGAGCAGGATTCCACGGCCTACGAACAGCCTGATGTTGTGAAGGTGAAGGATAAGTCCATTGCAGGCGTTAGCCAAAAGGGACCGTTTGTGACGGGTTCGGCGGTTAAGCTTTATGAACTGGATGGCGAAACCTACGCACAGACCGGCAAGAGCTTTACGGGCAAGATTACCAGCGACAACGGTGAGTTCGGAGTATCTAGCGTTACCTTGGCTAGCCAGTATGCATTGCTCGAAGCCAGCGGCTACTACCGCAATGAAGTCAGCGGTAAAAAGTCTGGCGGTACCATTACCTTGAACGCACTTACAGACCTTAGCGACCGCGAAAAGGTGAACATCAACTTGCTGACTCACCTTGAATATGAACGCGCCCTTTACCTGGTGGGCACCGGCGTGAATGTTCCTGCTGCCAAGAAACAGGCCGAAGCAGAAATCTTCAACGCCTTTGGTATCCAGGGCGATTTTGCGAACTCCGAAGACCTGAACATCTTTAGCAAGGGCGAGGGTAATGCCGCCCTTTTGGCCTTCAGCATTTTGATGCAGGGTAATCGCAGCGAAGCGGAACTCACGGAACTTTTGACAAAGTTCGCAACCGACATCGAGAAGGATGGCGAATGGAATGACGCTTCCACTAAGGCAAAGATTGCGGACTGGGCTAACGAACAAGACTTGAATGGCAAGCTATCTTCGATTCGTTCCAACATCAATAGCTGGGGGTTGGGTTCGGCTCCGGACTTTGAAAAGTATGTGCGCAATTTCTGGTATGCAAATTATGGCCTTGAGGCTTGCGAAGCCGATAGCAAGGGCGTGGTTGCCGCAACCACCAATGAACTTGTTGAAGCCTATGGTACTAAAACCCGCTATATCTGTAATGGCGAGGGTTGGGTAGAAGCTAGCGACATTGAAAAGGACACTTACCAGTGGGCTGCCGGCGAAGATGGCGAAATCAAGCAGGGAAGCGTAACCAAGTCCGTGAACTATGTTTACGACGGCGCTAAAAATGCTTGGAGAAACGCCTCCACGGTTGAAGCCGCCCTTGGCGGTTGCACCGAAACTCGCGAAGCCGACATTTCTTTGAATACGGGCAAGGTGAATGGAACCTGGTACATTTGCAAGAACCGCAAGTGGGAATCCACCAACAACATTACCGTTGATACCCAGGGTTGGGTAGAAGGTAGCGATGGTGATATCAAGAAGGGGGACTCCACCGATGTGCAGTACAAGTACGACGAGGCCCTGGATCAGTGGGTGGCTACGAATGCAAATGATGTGAGCCTGGGCCTAATGGGCTGCACCACCAACCGCACCGGCGAAATCGGCAAGAGCGGCGAAACTTACTACGTGTGCAAGAACAGCAACTGGCAGGTGGCTGCAGAAATAGACTACGACACCTATGGCGAAAAGTGCACCAGTGCCGAAGTGGGCAAGACCATGAACGGCAAGGAGACTGCAACCAACAAGTACTACTGCTCTAGCAAGGGCTGGGTAAGCCTGATGGGAGACTGGACTTTTGATGTGCCAAAGGAAGCTCGTCTGAATCCGGAAATCACCTACGGCACCATGACTGATAAACGCGACAATAAGACCTATAAGACCGTAAAGATCGGCGATCAGGTGTGGATGGCCGAGAACCTGAACTATGCCGATTCTACAAAAATGCCGAGCCTGAAGGGTAAGTCCTGGTGCTATGATAATAAGGCAGAGAATTGCGATGTAACCGGTCGCCTTTACACCTGGGCTGCAGCCATTGACTCTGTTGCCTTGGCAAATGATGCTGATAATCCTCAGACTTGCGGCTTCGGCAAGACTTGTACTCTGCCGGCTATTGTGCAGGGTGTGTGTCCCAGCGGCTGGCATTTGCCAACATACGACGAATGGCAAACATTGTTCAAGGCTGTTGGTGGTTCCAGCGCTGCTGGTAAGGCTCTTAAGTCGGGCAGTGGCTGGTCCGGCAATGGCAACGGAACGGATACCTACGGCTTCTCCGCGCTCCCTGCAGGCGACAGATACGACGATGGCATTTTCTACAATGCCGGCTACTACGCCCTCTTCTGGTCTGCTAGCGAGAACGATAGCAACTACGCCTATTACATGAACTTGCTCTACCGCCGCGGGAGTGCCAACATGGACAGCCGCAGTAAGTACGCCGGTTACTCCGTTCGTTGTCTCCAGAACTCTAACTAG